A section of the Kribbella voronezhensis genome encodes:
- a CDS encoding FAD-dependent oxidoreductase, whose product MSKPTILTVDDDPMVSAAISRDLRNRYGDDYLIVRASSGAQALAVLAKLALRNQPVALIAADQRMPEMTGIELLEQARGHAPGAKYLLLTAYADTDVAIKAINDIGLDYYLLKPWDPPEERLFPVVEDLLDDWRQANPDHTSDVRVIGNRWSDRSHELKTFLARNYVPYRWYDVERDSEAQRLAQLAEAMPADLPLVLIPDGDTLRSPSTLDLAGALGLRTTAQQPLYDVCIVGGGPAGLAAAVYAASEGLSTVIVEREAPGGQAGQSAAIENYLGFPKGLTGSDLAQRAVAQVSRFGAEMVLARSVIGFETRGPVHAVQVEGAAEIEARALIVATGVSYRRLDAAGLAELTGRGVYYGVSASDASQCQGDDVYLVGGANSAGQAALNLARYATNVVLIVRGASLEATMSRYLIDKIAATPNVHVRCRSEVAACRGNGHLEAITIAARDNGRVEEVPASWLFVFVGASPRTEWLGPDVLRDDKGFVVTGQELLAHDKVWRLPRAPFALESSVPGVFAAGDVRLDSMKRVASAVGEGAMSVYLVHRYLATV is encoded by the coding sequence ATGAGCAAACCCACCATCCTGACCGTCGACGACGATCCCATGGTGTCCGCCGCGATCTCGCGGGATCTGCGGAACCGCTACGGTGACGACTATCTGATCGTCCGGGCGAGCTCGGGCGCGCAAGCCCTTGCGGTGCTGGCGAAACTCGCGCTGCGCAACCAGCCGGTCGCGTTGATCGCGGCCGACCAGCGGATGCCGGAGATGACCGGGATCGAGTTGCTCGAGCAGGCGCGCGGGCACGCACCCGGCGCGAAGTACCTGTTACTCACCGCATACGCCGACACCGACGTGGCGATCAAGGCGATCAACGACATCGGCCTCGACTACTACCTGCTGAAGCCGTGGGATCCGCCCGAGGAGCGGCTGTTCCCGGTCGTCGAGGACCTGCTCGACGACTGGCGCCAGGCCAATCCCGACCACACCTCCGACGTCCGGGTGATCGGCAACCGCTGGTCCGATCGCAGCCACGAACTGAAGACGTTCCTCGCCCGCAACTACGTGCCCTACCGCTGGTACGACGTGGAGCGCGATTCCGAGGCTCAGCGACTCGCCCAACTGGCGGAGGCGATGCCGGCCGATCTGCCGCTGGTGTTGATCCCCGACGGCGACACGCTTCGCTCGCCGTCAACTCTCGATCTGGCGGGCGCGCTGGGTCTGCGCACCACTGCTCAGCAGCCCTTGTACGACGTCTGCATCGTGGGCGGTGGTCCCGCCGGTCTGGCCGCCGCGGTCTATGCGGCATCCGAAGGCCTGAGCACGGTCATCGTCGAGCGGGAGGCGCCGGGCGGACAGGCCGGGCAGAGCGCGGCGATCGAGAACTATCTCGGGTTCCCCAAAGGACTGACCGGCTCGGATCTGGCCCAGCGTGCGGTCGCCCAGGTCTCGCGGTTCGGCGCCGAGATGGTGCTCGCCCGCTCGGTGATCGGCTTCGAGACCAGGGGCCCGGTGCACGCCGTCCAGGTCGAGGGCGCGGCCGAGATCGAGGCCCGCGCGTTGATCGTGGCCACCGGGGTCTCCTACCGACGGCTAGACGCGGCCGGGCTTGCCGAGCTCACCGGCCGCGGCGTGTACTACGGCGTGAGTGCGAGCGACGCGAGCCAGTGCCAGGGCGACGACGTCTACCTCGTCGGCGGCGCCAACTCGGCGGGTCAGGCCGCGCTCAACCTGGCGCGCTACGCGACGAACGTCGTACTGATCGTGCGGGGCGCCTCGCTCGAAGCCACGATGTCGCGGTATCTCATCGACAAGATCGCCGCCACCCCCAACGTCCACGTGCGGTGCCGCAGTGAGGTGGCCGCCTGCCGCGGGAACGGCCACCTCGAAGCGATCACCATCGCCGCCCGGGACAACGGTCGCGTCGAAGAGGTCCCGGCGAGTTGGTTGTTCGTCTTCGTCGGCGCCTCGCCGCGGACCGAATGGCTCGGCCCCGATGTACTGCGGGACGACAAGGGATTCGTGGTGACCGGTCAGGAACTGCTTGCCCACGACAAGGTATGGCGGTTGCCGAGGGCCCCCTTCGCGCTCGAGTCGAGTGTGCCCGGGGTCTTCGCGGCCGGCGACGTACGGCTCGACTCGATGAAGCGCGTCGCCTCGGCGGTCGGCGAAGGCGCCATGTCGGTCTATCTCGTACACCGCTATCTGGCCACGGTGTAG
- a CDS encoding alpha/beta fold hydrolase encodes MERLEVDGGRVLEYVVEGPAGGRPLVMHHGTPGVAMTLAPIAEAAARHGLRFVTHSRPGYRDSTPQPGRRVADVAGDVAVLLDALGADEFVTLGWSGGGPHALACAALLPDRCRAAASVAGVAPYDADGLDWLAGMGEENIAEFGAAATGKEALDAFLTEASAGLKDVQADEIIAAFGDLLSEVDQAALRGGLADFLAASCRAAVSRGYDGWRDDDLAFLSPWGIDLAGIGVPVSIWQGDQDRMVPRDHGRWLGDHVAGATTHLVPGEGHLSLMHNVDAIVAQLARA; translated from the coding sequence ATGGAGCGACTCGAAGTCGATGGTGGCCGGGTGCTGGAATACGTGGTCGAGGGACCGGCGGGTGGCCGGCCCCTGGTGATGCATCACGGCACGCCAGGTGTTGCGATGACGCTGGCGCCGATCGCCGAAGCGGCTGCCAGGCACGGTCTGCGCTTCGTGACTCACAGTCGGCCGGGTTATCGCGACAGCACGCCGCAGCCGGGGCGCCGAGTAGCCGACGTGGCCGGCGACGTCGCCGTACTGCTCGATGCTCTGGGAGCTGACGAGTTCGTCACCCTCGGTTGGTCGGGTGGCGGCCCTCATGCGCTCGCCTGCGCAGCTCTACTGCCGGACAGGTGTCGCGCCGCGGCGAGCGTCGCGGGTGTGGCGCCGTACGACGCCGACGGGCTCGACTGGCTGGCCGGTATGGGCGAAGAGAACATCGCCGAGTTCGGAGCAGCGGCCACCGGCAAGGAAGCGCTGGACGCCTTCCTCACCGAGGCGAGTGCCGGACTGAAGGATGTCCAGGCCGACGAGATCATCGCGGCCTTCGGCGACCTGTTGTCCGAAGTCGATCAGGCTGCGCTGCGCGGCGGCCTCGCCGACTTCCTCGCCGCCTCCTGTCGTGCCGCCGTCTCCCGCGGGTACGACGGCTGGCGCGACGACGATCTCGCGTTCCTCAGCCCGTGGGGCATCGACCTGGCCGGCATCGGGGTACCGGTGTCCATCTGGCAGGGCGACCAGGACCGGATGGTCCCGCGCGACCACGGACGCTGGCTCGGCGACCACGTCGCCGGCGCCACCACCCACCTGGTCCCCGGCGAAGGCCACCTGTCGCTGATGCACAACGTCGACGCCATCGTGGCCCAGCTCGCCCGCGCCTGA
- a CDS encoding discoidin domain-containing protein — MTTSSTESSSFAGTKAVDGSGTTRWASAEGAGQQWLRVDLGRIATVHRIKVDWEAAYATKYRLEISDDGVAYSTVVAVDNGDGRTDDLAGFTARGRYLRFVGLTRATQYGYSFWELQAYGSITGDSQTGWPGGAAVTVADGTNVFGENLSGLSFEGPDVLWAVKNGPGTLYRLVRDGTLWRPDAIGGRAVNYRDGSGDPDAEGVVRTPDGLLVATERDGDDDGTSLAKILRFDPASTAKSLNATAEWDLTDDLPAVDANSGPEAISWIPDSFLTAQGFRDERTNAPYTPSSYANHGTGLYFVGLEDNGMVYAYALNQSGGTFTRVAAFAGGFPTIMDLEFEPETGLLWSVCDDTCQGRSATLSITNGKFTVSHTYDRPAQLPDYNNEGFAIAPQSTCTAGRKQVVWADDGNDGGHALRAGTLPCTAPAQPG, encoded by the coding sequence GTGACGACCTCCAGTACCGAGAGCAGTTCTTTCGCCGGCACCAAGGCCGTCGACGGCTCGGGCACGACCCGGTGGGCCAGCGCGGAGGGCGCCGGCCAGCAGTGGTTGCGGGTCGACCTCGGCCGGATCGCCACTGTGCACCGGATCAAGGTGGACTGGGAGGCCGCCTACGCCACGAAGTACCGGCTGGAGATCTCCGACGACGGCGTCGCCTACAGCACGGTCGTTGCCGTGGACAACGGTGACGGCAGGACCGACGACCTGGCCGGTTTCACCGCGCGCGGGCGGTATCTGAGGTTCGTGGGTCTCACCCGCGCCACGCAGTACGGCTACTCCTTCTGGGAACTCCAGGCTTACGGTTCCATCACCGGGGACTCGCAGACCGGATGGCCCGGTGGCGCCGCGGTGACTGTTGCCGATGGCACCAATGTCTTCGGCGAGAACCTCAGCGGGCTGTCGTTCGAGGGTCCGGACGTGTTGTGGGCGGTGAAGAACGGGCCCGGCACCTTGTACCGCCTCGTCCGTGACGGCACGCTCTGGCGACCGGATGCGATCGGCGGCCGAGCGGTGAACTACCGCGACGGCAGCGGCGATCCTGACGCCGAAGGCGTGGTCCGTACGCCGGACGGGTTGCTGGTGGCAACAGAACGCGACGGCGACGACGACGGGACCAGTCTGGCCAAGATCCTCCGGTTCGATCCGGCGTCCACGGCGAAGTCGCTCAATGCGACTGCGGAATGGGACCTCACCGACGACCTGCCGGCGGTGGACGCCAACAGCGGTCCCGAGGCGATCTCGTGGATACCGGACTCGTTCCTCACCGCACAAGGCTTCCGGGACGAGCGCACGAACGCCCCTTACACCCCGAGCTCCTATGCCAACCACGGCACCGGCCTGTACTTCGTCGGGCTCGAGGACAACGGCATGGTCTACGCGTACGCGCTGAACCAGTCCGGCGGGACCTTCACCCGGGTCGCCGCCTTCGCGGGCGGATTCCCGACGATCATGGACCTGGAGTTCGAGCCGGAAACCGGTCTGCTCTGGTCTGTCTGTGACGACACCTGTCAAGGACGCAGTGCGACGCTCTCGATCACCAACGGCAAGTTCACTGTCTCGCACACCTACGATCGGCCGGCGCAATTGCCCGACTACAACAACGAGGGCTTCGCGATCGCGCCGCAATCCACCTGTACCGCGGGGCGTAAGCAGGTCGTGTGGGCCGACGACGGCAACGACGGCGGCCACGCGCTCCGCGCCGGGACCCTGCCTTGCACCGCGCCGGCGCAGCCCGGCTGA
- a CDS encoding S8 family serine peptidase — MAGLSAGLLLAATLPTTGAIAADPSPPGARKFTATPLTLASTVNGAKSPSGQLAKSDPALINSTSANQVRVVVKLDYDSLAAYRGGLKGLPGTSPSVTGKRLDPKGTNAAKYLKHVTTMENDFLAALRTRIPSARAGQTLRTVYGGVALSVPANKARDLLKLPGVAAVQQDNPQQLLTDSSGDFIGAPTIYNQLGGAASAGKGVIVGILDSGAWPEHPSYADPGTLPAPPATADGAPRVCDFGDNPLTPANDPFVCNRKLIGGRPFLDTYNAVIGSEIYPDSARDSNGHGTHTSTTSAGGPVADANPLGISRGPIRGIAPAAAVSVYKVCGAAGCFPSDSAAAVARAILDGVRVINFSISGGSDPYSDPVELAFLDAYAAGVFVSTSAGNSGPGANTTDHRSPWVTTVAASTQSRTFRSTVTLSGSGATATVSGASITAGISTPAPVVLAGSTPGYSDATCNTPAPPGVFAGKIVACQFTSGRVMKGFNVKQGGAIGMLMYNSAPFDVFTDNHWLPAVQLEKPDADILLSFLAAHPGTTASFTQGTKTTWQGDVMTYFSSRGPGGDFLKPDVTAPGLHILAGQTPTPESPAEGPPGNLYQVIAGTSMSSPHVAGAAALVFALHPSWTPGQVKSALETTAKTAVKKPDRVTQADPFDDGGGRIDLTKAGDPGLTMDETAANYAASATDALNRIDLNLPSVNAPTMPGLITATRTVKNVTNQTLTFTGSGTTVSGANITVLPPVFSVKPGKTQKLTIAITAPALADGQYFGQVNLKQVGGSRALHLPVAFFRQEGIVPIDQTCTPSSIPRNTGQSTCTVTVQNNSLQTTDVTAASTLSSQLQLTSVTGATKIGTQLATKTATLAGRQPDRPVIAPGTSPAGYLPLDLFGITPTPIGDEQALNFNVAPFVFAGQTYNKLGVVSDGYSVVGGTTAAEDVQFAPQNLPDPARPNNVLASYWTDLDGTGAPGVLAGNLTDGVNNWLVIEWRVHLFGTNTLKVFQQWIGTNGAEDISYTYDPGNLPGDPGPAYGLTVGAENFEGTAGSQITGPPVEDYRVQSAPGAPGGSMTYSMTVKGVQKGTGTVTTGTSTPLVKGLTIEVDKITVN; from the coding sequence ATGGCCGGTTTGTCCGCCGGTCTGCTGCTCGCCGCCACGCTGCCCACCACGGGCGCGATCGCGGCAGACCCGTCTCCCCCAGGCGCCCGGAAGTTCACGGCGACGCCACTCACGCTCGCCAGCACTGTCAACGGCGCCAAGTCGCCGAGCGGTCAACTGGCCAAGAGCGATCCCGCGCTGATCAACAGCACGTCGGCCAACCAGGTCCGCGTGGTCGTCAAGCTCGACTACGACTCCCTCGCGGCCTATCGCGGCGGCCTCAAAGGCCTGCCAGGCACCAGCCCCTCCGTCACCGGCAAGCGCCTGGACCCGAAGGGCACGAACGCCGCCAAGTATCTGAAGCACGTGACCACGATGGAGAACGACTTCCTCGCCGCGTTGCGGACCAGGATCCCGAGCGCCCGGGCCGGACAGACTTTGCGCACCGTGTACGGCGGTGTCGCACTCAGCGTCCCGGCGAACAAGGCCCGCGACCTGCTGAAGTTGCCTGGCGTCGCGGCGGTCCAGCAGGACAACCCGCAGCAGTTGCTGACCGACTCCAGCGGCGACTTCATCGGCGCCCCGACGATCTACAACCAGCTCGGAGGTGCGGCCTCCGCGGGCAAGGGCGTGATCGTCGGCATCCTCGACAGCGGCGCGTGGCCCGAGCATCCGTCGTACGCCGATCCGGGCACGCTGCCGGCGCCACCGGCTACCGCTGACGGCGCACCGCGCGTCTGCGACTTCGGCGACAACCCGCTGACACCGGCGAACGATCCGTTCGTGTGCAACCGGAAGCTGATCGGCGGCCGGCCGTTCCTCGACACCTACAACGCGGTGATCGGCAGCGAGATCTACCCCGACTCCGCCCGTGACTCCAACGGTCACGGCACGCATACCTCGACGACGTCGGCCGGTGGCCCGGTCGCGGACGCGAACCCGCTGGGCATCAGCCGCGGGCCGATCCGCGGCATCGCACCCGCGGCTGCCGTCTCCGTCTACAAGGTCTGCGGTGCGGCCGGTTGCTTCCCGTCCGACTCGGCGGCGGCGGTCGCCCGGGCCATCCTCGACGGCGTCCGGGTGATCAACTTCTCGATCTCCGGCGGCAGCGACCCGTACAGCGACCCGGTCGAACTGGCCTTCCTGGACGCGTACGCCGCGGGCGTGTTCGTCTCCACCTCGGCCGGCAACTCCGGTCCGGGTGCGAACACGACCGATCACCGCAGCCCGTGGGTCACCACGGTGGCGGCCTCCACCCAGAGCCGAACCTTCCGCTCGACTGTCACCCTCTCGGGTAGTGGCGCGACCGCCACGGTCTCCGGTGCCTCGATCACGGCCGGAATCAGTACGCCGGCGCCCGTCGTACTGGCTGGTTCCACACCGGGGTACAGCGACGCGACCTGCAATACGCCTGCTCCTCCTGGCGTCTTCGCCGGCAAGATCGTCGCCTGTCAGTTCACCTCGGGCCGCGTGATGAAGGGCTTCAACGTCAAGCAGGGCGGCGCGATCGGAATGCTGATGTACAACTCCGCGCCGTTCGACGTCTTCACCGACAACCACTGGCTGCCGGCCGTCCAACTCGAGAAGCCGGACGCCGACATCCTGTTGTCGTTCCTCGCGGCACACCCGGGCACCACCGCGTCGTTCACGCAGGGCACGAAGACCACCTGGCAGGGCGACGTGATGACGTACTTCTCCTCGCGCGGCCCCGGCGGCGATTTCCTCAAGCCGGACGTCACCGCTCCCGGTCTGCACATCCTCGCCGGCCAGACGCCGACACCCGAGTCGCCGGCCGAAGGACCGCCCGGCAACCTCTACCAGGTGATCGCCGGTACCTCGATGTCCTCACCGCACGTGGCCGGTGCGGCAGCGCTGGTCTTCGCGCTGCATCCTTCGTGGACACCGGGCCAGGTCAAGTCCGCACTGGAGACGACGGCAAAGACCGCGGTCAAGAAGCCCGACCGGGTCACCCAAGCCGACCCGTTCGACGACGGTGGCGGTCGCATCGACCTGACCAAGGCAGGCGACCCCGGTCTGACCATGGACGAGACCGCTGCGAACTACGCGGCCTCGGCCACCGACGCGCTGAACCGGATCGATCTGAACCTGCCCTCGGTGAACGCGCCGACCATGCCGGGCCTGATCACGGCCACCCGGACCGTCAAGAACGTCACCAACCAGACGCTCACCTTCACCGGTAGCGGCACAACCGTCAGCGGAGCGAACATCACCGTGCTACCACCGGTGTTCTCCGTGAAGCCCGGCAAGACGCAGAAACTGACGATCGCCATCACCGCACCGGCACTGGCCGACGGTCAGTACTTCGGGCAGGTCAACCTCAAGCAGGTCGGCGGCAGCCGGGCCTTGCACCTACCGGTCGCGTTCTTCCGCCAGGAAGGCATCGTGCCCATCGACCAGACCTGTACGCCGTCGAGCATCCCGCGGAACACCGGGCAGTCGACCTGCACGGTCACTGTGCAGAACAACAGTTTGCAGACCACCGACGTCACGGCGGCCAGCACGCTGAGCTCGCAGCTACAACTCACCAGCGTCACGGGCGCAACCAAGATCGGCACCCAGTTGGCGACCAAGACCGCCACGCTGGCCGGGCGACAGCCTGACCGGCCGGTCATCGCGCCGGGCACGAGCCCCGCGGGCTACCTCCCGCTGGACCTCTTCGGCATCACGCCGACGCCGATCGGCGACGAGCAGGCGCTGAACTTCAACGTCGCGCCGTTCGTCTTCGCCGGGCAGACGTACAACAAGCTCGGCGTCGTCTCCGACGGCTACTCGGTCGTCGGCGGTACCACGGCGGCGGAGGACGTCCAGTTCGCGCCGCAGAACCTGCCCGATCCCGCGCGCCCGAACAACGTGCTCGCCTCGTACTGGACCGACCTCGACGGCACCGGCGCTCCGGGCGTGCTGGCCGGCAACCTGACCGACGGGGTCAACAACTGGCTCGTCATCGAGTGGCGGGTGCATCTGTTCGGCACCAACACCCTGAAGGTGTTCCAGCAATGGATCGGCACCAACGGTGCCGAGGACATCTCCTACACCTACGACCCCGGCAACCTGCCGGGTGACCCGGGGCCGGCGTACGGCCTCACGGTCGGTGCCGAGAACTTCGAGGGGACGGCCGGCAGCCAGATCACCGGTCCGCCCGTCGAGGACTACCGCGTGCAGAGCGCACCCGGTGCGCCCGGCGGGTCGATGACGTACTCGATGACCGTCAAGGGTGTGCAGAAGGGCACCGGCACCGTCACGACCGGGACCTCCACGCCACTCGTCAAGGGCCTCACGATCGAGGTGGACAAGATCACCGTCAACTAG